Proteins from a single region of Chrysemys picta bellii isolate R12L10 chromosome 25, ASM1138683v2, whole genome shotgun sequence:
- the CIB3 gene encoding calcium and integrin-binding family member 3, with protein sequence MGNKQTIFTPEQLDAYQDCTFFTRKEILRLFYRYRDLAPQLVPLSYIDKPDVKLPYELIGSMAELKDNPFRQRIAEVFSEDGEGNMTLDDFLDMFSVLSEMAPRDLKAYYAFKIYDFNNDDYICKSDLEKTVNKLTRNELTPEEVCLVCDKVIDEADQDNDGRLSVEDFQHMIVRAPDFLSTFHIRI encoded by the exons ATGGGCAATAAACAAACCATTTTCACTCCAGAGCAGCTGGATGCATATCAG GACTGCACATTCTTTACAAGGAAAGAAATTCTGAG ACTGTTTTACAGATACCGAGACCTGGCCCCACAGCTGGTCCCACTCAGCTACATAGATAAACCAGATGTGAAGCTTCCCTATGAACTCATTGGCAGCATGGCAGAGCTGAAG GACAATCCATTCCGTCAACGGATAGCAGAAGTTTTCTCAGAGGATGGAGAGGGCAACATGACTTTAGATGACTTTTTGGACATGTTTTCAGTCCTGAGTGAAATGGCTCCCAGAGACCTCAAAGCTTATTATGCCTTTAAAATTTATG ATTTTAACAATGATGATTACATATGCAAATCAGACTTGGAGAAAACTGTTAACAAACTGACCCGAAATGAACTTACCCCAGAGGAGGTTTGTCTTGTATGTGATAAGGTGATTGATGAAGCTGATCAAGACAATGATGGCAGACTCTCTGTGGAAGATTTTCAGCACATGATAGTACGAGCTCCTGATTTCCTCAG tACATTTCACATTCGAATCTGA